The Paenibacillus sp. FSL H7-0357 nucleotide sequence ACCTGTTTGCCGTTCATTTGAAAAGCCTCCACCAGCTCGACACCGATATAACCGGCTCCGACAACGGTGATTCTGTCCACCTGCTGCGCTTTTTCGATAATGGTGTTGGAGTGATTGTAGTTCTTCGAGAGCAGGATGCCATCCAGCTCCATGCCTTCCAGCTTTGGCACAATCGGCCACGAGCCGGTAGTCATAATGAGTTTGTCGTACGTATCTTCAACTTCCTGGCCGTTTGCCAGATTACGGGCTTTTAAGGTTTTGCGGGCTGTATCCACATTGATCACTTCATGGCGCATCTTTGTATTGACACCCAGTTCAGCGAGCTTCTCAGGCGAAGAATAAAATAAGCCTTGCGGATCTTTAACCACTCCGCCGACATATAGAGCAATGCCGCACGACAGGAAGGAAATATTATCATTGCGTTCGTACACCGTAATTTCGGCATCCGGGTAAAGCTGGGCGGTATTAACAATTGCTGCGGTTCCGGCATGGGTACATCCAATGACTGCTACTTTCATGATTTCTTCCTCCTCCAAATTGGCAAGCATATTTTTGTCTGTTTGTTTGTGATATATTTCACTTTATATATTGATTATATTGTGATTAATATCACATTGCAAGCCCTTTGGTACATCTTCTCATATTGTTCACATTTGAAATGTATGAACTGCACCGTTTTTCGGCACTCTGCGGCTTCCTTTAGCTTTTCCCCGGCGGCAAGACATTATGTCTTAAAAATGCAGGAAGCAGCAGCCAGCCTAGGATAACAGCCGCAGCGCAGCAGGATAATATCAATCCAGGAAACCCGTCACGCAAAAACCCCGGCACCCGCGCAAATTACGCAGCGGGTCCGGGGTTTCGGCCATACTAAAAGATATAGAGACTACTCCAAGCCGTGAATTACACCGTCTTCGTCGACGGAAATCCCTTCGGCGGCCGGCTTGGCCGGGAGCCCCGGCATGGTCACAATATTGCCGGTAATCACAACAGCGAAACCTGCGCCCAGCGACAATGTAATATCACGCACACCCATCGTGAAACCTTCCGGCGCACCCAGCAGTCTTGGCTGATCTGAGAAGGAATACGGTGTTTTGGCCATGCACACCTGAAGCTGCTGTAAGCCCAGCCGTTCGATGATGGCCAAACTGCGTTTGGCCGCAGGGGAGAACACGACTTCCGCACCACGGTAAATTTCGGTGACGATTTTATTGATTTTGGACGGAATATCCAAATTCTCTTCATACAGTGGGGTATAACTCCCTGCATCTTCACGATCCAGCAGTTTCTTCAGCTCCGCTGCCAGCTCGAGTCCACCGGCACTGCCTTCTGCCCATACCTTGGAAACGGCCGCAGGCACGCCAAGGCGGCTGCAGGCGTTCAGCACCTCTTCAATCTCCGATGGCGCATCACCTTCAAAGTGGTTGAGCGCAACAAGCACAGGTACGCCGAATTTGCCCAAATTCTCAATATGGCGTTCCATATTGGACAGCCCCGAGAGCAGTGCCGCCCGGTTGCCTGCATACAGCTCTTCTTTACGGACACCGCCGTTATATTTCAGCGATTTCACCGTCACGACCAGCACAGCCGCAGAAGGGGCAAGCCCGGCCTGACGGCATTTGATATCCATAAACTTCTCCGCGCCGAGATCAGCGCCAAACCCCGCTTCGGTTACAACCACGTCACCCAGCTTCAGCGCATAACGGGTCCCGATGACACTGCTGCAGCCATGGGCAATATTCGCAAAAGGTCCACCGTGTACAATGACCGGTGTCCCCTCCAGTGTCTGCACAAGGTTGGGCTTCACCGCTTCCTTAAGCAGCGCGGTCATCGCTTCCACCGCCCCGAGATCCTTGGCCGTTACCGGCTGCCCCAACTGGTCATATCCGACCAGCATACGGCCTAAACGCAGCTTAAGGTCAGCAAGGTTATCGCAGAGACACAGCACAGCCATAATCTCCGATGCTGTTGTAATCTGGAAGCCGCTCTCCCTAACCGTTCCATTGCCGTCGCCCAGCCCCGTCACAATGCTGCGCAGACTGCGGTCATTCATATCCATAACCCGCTTCCAGACGATGCGCTGCGGATCGAGGCCCAGCACATTCCCTTGGAAGATATGATTGTCGATCATCGCAGACAGCAGATTATGCGCTGAAGTGACTGCATGAATATCTCCTGTAAAGTGCAGATTAATCTCATCAGCCGGAACGATCTGTGCCTTGCCTCCGCCGGTTGCCCCGCCTTTCATGCCAAGGCATGGCCCCAGCGAAGGCTCACGCAGTGCCGCTACTGTCTTCACCCCCGCTGCATTCAGCGCCTGGGATAGTCCAATGGTTGTTAAAGTCTTGCCTTCACCTGCCGGTGTAGGATTAACCGCAGTAACCAGAACCAGCTTGCCATCGGGCTTGTGCTTCAGCTCATCCCATAGCGTTGGCGCCAGCTTGCTTTTATATTTGCCGTACAGCTCCAGATGCTCTTCACTAATCCCTGCTGCCGATGCTACCTCTGTTATTAACCTCATGCCCTTATAAAACCCTCCTGCCGTTATTATCCTGCTTCGTACTGCGCATTATGCGCTTAATGTGTTTTATGTATGGTCAACGATGATGTTGCTCTCTTCAAAGGATACAGCGTCTCTGAAAAGCGTCAAGGATTATTTTCATAGTATATTTCATAGCGCAAGCCGTGGCAAAGGATTCAGTGCCTGCTTTCACCAGAGATCAGCTGAGGCTAATCAAATAAAAGCCCTCCCAAAATGTGGTTTGCACCGGGTTTCGGGAGGACACTGAATTTGCACTAAGGCGGACTTGGTCCGGGTTTACAAATGCTGTTTACAGCAAAGATTCTATGAGTCCCTTCATCGTTTCAGGGGATTCCTTCGGCTCCACGCGGGCCACAACCTTACCGCTGCGGTCAACCAGGAACTTGGTGAAGTTCCACTGGATGTCACTGCTCTCGGCTGTACCTGGCTGCTGGCCCTTCAGATATTGAAAGAGCAGGCTTGCATCCGGTCCATTGACATCCACTTTGGCGAAGACCGGAAATTTGACGCCATAATTAATCTGGCAGAACTCCTCCGCTTCTTCACTCGTTCCCGGCTCCTGGCCGGCAAATTGGTTGCAGGGAAAACCCAGCACGACAAGACCTTGGCCGCCATATTGCTCATAAAGATTCTGTAGATCTCCGTATTGCGGGGTAAGTCCGCATTTGCTGGCCGTGTTGGCGATCAGCAGCACTTTGCCTTCATAATCCTTAAGCGGCACTTCTTTACCGGAAGGCGTTACTCCGGCAAAACTGTAAATAGACATCCTGCATCCCTTCCTTTCGGGTGTATGTTAATAAATGACCGGCATTGCAGCGAAATGCCCAGACTGGGACTTTGCATTTCATTTCCCATCTTACCTTATCGGAAACGGAAAACAAAACTCAGCAGATTATTTATTATCCAGCGTCTGAGCCCCGCGGGGACAGCCCGCAAGCCTCAGCGATAAGCCGGAGGGAGTTCAGCCGGTCCTCAAAGCTATGCATAAAACTTGCAAACATAATCTCTTCACATTGATATTGTTCGGCAAGAGCCTGGAACTGGCGCCGGATATCCTCCGGCGCCCCCACAACCATCCGCCTGCGGTTTTCCTCAATACGAAACCGGTCATACGGAGCATAATTATAGCGGAGCGCGGCTTCTACGGAAGGCGTGCCTGTGGAGACATGTCCTTTCTCCAGCAGTACAAGCGAAAGATCCATGCTGGTTGCCAGCCGGTCTGCCTCTTCAGCGGTTTCGGCACACACAGCAAATACGGAAACCAGCGCACGCGGCTTCGCGGCAGCGTGAGACGGCCTGAAGCTCTGCCGGTAGGCACTTACCGCTTCAGAGCCTCCGTTGCCGTTAATAAATTGGGCGAAGGCGAAGCCGGTCCCTAGCTTCGAGGAGAGTTCGGCACTGTCTTTGCTTGAGCCGAGCAACCAGATTTCCGGCGCTGTACGGACGGCCGGAGTGGCCTGCAGTCCGGCAAAACGGTGCCCGGAATCCACTGTGCCGTGCAAATAGGCAATGAGATCCTTAACCTGCTCCTCATAACGGCTT carries:
- a CDS encoding LLM class flavin-dependent oxidoreductase — its product is MKLSILDQSPVSEGSSPAEALAQTSMLAREAERLGYHRFWVSEHHAAPGLAGSSPEVLMAHLAAVTSSIRIGSGAVLLPHYSTFKVAENFRVLEGLYPGRIDLGLGKAAGGAALAVRALQENRLDDISRYEEQVKDLIAYLHGTVDSGHRFAGLQATPAVRTAPEIWLLGSSKDSAELSSKLGTGFAFAQFINGNGGSEAVSAYRQSFRPSHAAAKPRALVSVFAVCAETAEEADRLATSMDLSLVLLEKGHVSTGTPSVEAALRYNYAPYDRFRIEENRRRMVVGAPEDIRRQFQALAEQYQCEEIMFASFMHSFEDRLNSLRLIAEACGLSPRGSDAG
- a CDS encoding glutathione peroxidase, translated to MSIYSFAGVTPSGKEVPLKDYEGKVLLIANTASKCGLTPQYGDLQNLYEQYGGQGLVVLGFPCNQFAGQEPGTSEEAEEFCQINYGVKFPVFAKVDVNGPDASLLFQYLKGQQPGTAESSDIQWNFTKFLVDRSGKVVARVEPKESPETMKGLIESLL
- a CDS encoding formate--tetrahydrofolate ligase, with the protein product MRLITEVASAAGISEEHLELYGKYKSKLAPTLWDELKHKPDGKLVLVTAVNPTPAGEGKTLTTIGLSQALNAAGVKTVAALREPSLGPCLGMKGGATGGGKAQIVPADEINLHFTGDIHAVTSAHNLLSAMIDNHIFQGNVLGLDPQRIVWKRVMDMNDRSLRSIVTGLGDGNGTVRESGFQITTASEIMAVLCLCDNLADLKLRLGRMLVGYDQLGQPVTAKDLGAVEAMTALLKEAVKPNLVQTLEGTPVIVHGGPFANIAHGCSSVIGTRYALKLGDVVVTEAGFGADLGAEKFMDIKCRQAGLAPSAAVLVVTVKSLKYNGGVRKEELYAGNRAALLSGLSNMERHIENLGKFGVPVLVALNHFEGDAPSEIEEVLNACSRLGVPAAVSKVWAEGSAGGLELAAELKKLLDREDAGSYTPLYEENLDIPSKINKIVTEIYRGAEVVFSPAAKRSLAIIERLGLQQLQVCMAKTPYSFSDQPRLLGAPEGFTMGVRDITLSLGAGFAVVITGNIVTMPGLPAKPAAEGISVDEDGVIHGLE